A stretch of the Parabacteroides timonensis genome encodes the following:
- a CDS encoding DUF6383 domain-containing protein → MNKKFSTLLTASLLMVGSLFSMANAQGLTLPIGDLASSVKSGHKYFVIQQGTASLSVNDLALGFAKDASVATTVVDASTALANDGSGNIVVTTATTGDAGLGNLEVNSYIWTVTETEASGKYYYTFTNASTGKVLTINGEVNSEKLVTDFGTPAAQTTTSFVFGTAGTAAAYTSGTILTYGNASASYGFELSEKTTSFTSAGKNFYLYNVASTSVDASKLNDAAKGAFTLKYDKSTNNPFAGSLRAFQVSTLSLSGVANGTYFATSWPASLNGKDVITDLADFKKCTFIAANPQSNYKINDLDIDGGEGFGFINVKGSMLLTTPADVTAMKKGFILSNNAAFAVEQEFGNTTDYQLSLTGASFISEDGKSVKTIASELIIAALNDQQGKYVTTVLESNANFDDYTKTCTIDAANLQTVDKLLSTDKASVFNIKFLSKNAGSKDATDSEYNKYLGVSGKTAVFFAQGSDFVNLDAPENQWIIVDADKDNNIFTFQNRDLVDQTFDVQLVKTSKDNVYEVIEKSTAATFDYAYVDKSSKEYIVSASSANLDGTTIELTAVTVDPTAGFVTDQLNDAGLVKFVATSNQKLIADKLYLGEGSAAPLEMQKDVADAYLWTIVKSEVEPYVAYNDYAYYNAGDKKVEYKLKGDTIKVSLFSFKQYGVDNTYLSVNADKLEVDNDVEDAADAQQFLIKANKNGTYSLIEVEAIATEYRDVVTNNTEKTFSVNNVDASVDNNANGASVFYDYEQTYILTIEPEELTPSLKHEPNYVALNASSMGYVAMDSTLYEGIVAPVSTLKSAYNAEQLTFKLDTADTDAIVPAFYISHKGNFMYNAKDSADYYNNGTASAEGNRNYLLKDGENEYAKVIFRAATLVASDTLATTVEGKDAAVTVNKTNETLGGLNNFKFNIVQQTKESEGEYVIKSVNDRKYLFNLNGFLGFTADAAKALVVNVEQSEAPVANEAVTTSSIKVIAGNGIVTVIGAQGKKVSVSNVLGQTIASTVLSSDSATISAPAGVVVVAVEGEAAVKAIVK, encoded by the coding sequence ATGAACAAAAAGTTTTCTACTTTATTAACGGCGAGCCTACTGATGGTGGGATCGTTGTTTAGTATGGCGAATGCACAAGGGCTGACTTTGCCTATCGGAGATCTGGCCAGCAGTGTTAAATCCGGTCACAAGTATTTTGTAATACAACAGGGTACTGCTTCTTTAAGTGTTAATGACCTCGCTTTGGGCTTTGCTAAAGATGCTAGTGTGGCTACTACGGTTGTAGATGCTTCTACTGCATTGGCAAACGATGGTAGTGGGAATATTGTAGTAACAACAGCTACTACTGGAGATGCTGGCCTCGGTAATCTGGAAGTCAATTCTTATATCTGGACAGTTACAGAGACAGAGGCAAGTGGAAAGTATTATTATACTTTTACAAATGCATCAACAGGTAAAGTGTTGACGATAAATGGTGAAGTAAATAGTGAAAAATTGGTAACAGATTTTGGAACTCCTGCTGCTCAGACTACTACAAGTTTTGTTTTTGGAACGGCGGGAACAGCTGCTGCTTACACTAGTGGTACTATTTTGACTTATGGAAATGCATCAGCCTCCTATGGTTTTGAATTAAGTGAAAAAACTACAAGTTTCACATCTGCAGGTAAGAATTTCTACCTTTACAATGTAGCCTCGACCTCAGTTGATGCATCCAAACTGAACGACGCAGCTAAAGGAGCTTTCACTTTGAAGTATGATAAATCAACCAACAATCCGTTTGCAGGTTCTCTGAGAGCATTTCAGGTAAGCACTTTAAGTCTAAGTGGCGTTGCTAACGGTACATACTTCGCAACAAGCTGGCCTGCTTCATTGAATGGTAAAGATGTAATCACTGATCTTGCAGATTTCAAGAAATGTACATTTATCGCAGCTAACCCTCAGTCAAACTACAAGATCAACGACCTGGATATCGATGGTGGTGAAGGTTTTGGTTTTATCAATGTAAAGGGTTCTATGTTGCTGACTACTCCTGCTGATGTAACAGCAATGAAAAAAGGTTTTATCTTGAGTAACAATGCAGCTTTTGCAGTAGAACAAGAATTCGGTAATACAACAGACTATCAATTGTCATTGACAGGCGCTAGTTTCATTTCAGAAGACGGAAAATCTGTTAAAACAATTGCCAGCGAATTGATCATCGCCGCCTTGAACGACCAGCAGGGTAAATATGTAACAACCGTACTGGAAAGCAATGCAAACTTTGATGATTACACTAAGACTTGTACTATCGATGCTGCTAACTTGCAAACCGTAGACAAACTGTTATCTACAGATAAAGCATCTGTATTCAATATCAAGTTCTTAAGCAAGAATGCCGGAAGTAAAGATGCAACAGACTCTGAATACAACAAGTATCTGGGTGTGAGCGGTAAAACGGCAGTGTTCTTCGCTCAGGGTTCTGATTTCGTAAACTTGGATGCTCCGGAAAACCAGTGGATCATCGTTGATGCCGACAAGGATAACAATATCTTTACTTTCCAGAACAGAGATTTAGTAGATCAGACATTCGACGTACAGTTAGTTAAGACCAGCAAAGATAATGTTTATGAAGTGATTGAAAAGAGCACTGCTGCTACATTCGACTATGCTTATGTTGATAAAAGCTCTAAAGAATATATAGTAAGTGCTTCTTCTGCTAATTTGGATGGTACAACCATCGAACTGACTGCTGTAACAGTAGATCCGACAGCCGGTTTCGTAACAGACCAGTTGAATGATGCGGGTTTGGTTAAATTCGTTGCTACTTCAAATCAGAAACTGATTGCTGACAAACTGTATTTGGGTGAAGGTTCTGCTGCTCCGCTGGAAATGCAGAAAGACGTTGCAGATGCTTATCTGTGGACTATCGTTAAGTCGGAAGTAGAACCTTATGTTGCTTACAACGACTATGCATATTACAATGCAGGCGATAAGAAAGTAGAATACAAACTGAAGGGTGACACGATCAAGGTTTCTCTCTTCAGCTTCAAACAATATGGCGTAGATAATACTTATTTGTCTGTAAATGCAGATAAGTTGGAAGTTGACAACGATGTAGAAGATGCAGCAGACGCTCAGCAGTTCCTGATCAAAGCTAACAAGAACGGTACTTATTCTTTGATCGAAGTGGAAGCTATTGCAACTGAATATCGCGATGTGGTAACAAATAATACTGAAAAAACTTTCTCTGTAAATAACGTTGATGCTTCTGTAGATAACAATGCAAACGGTGCTTCTGTTTTCTACGATTACGAACAAACTTACATTCTGACAATCGAACCGGAAGAACTGACTCCGAGCTTGAAGCACGAACCTAACTACGTAGCATTGAACGCTAGCAGCATGGGCTATGTAGCTATGGACTCTACACTCTATGAAGGTATCGTTGCTCCGGTTAGCACACTGAAATCTGCTTACAACGCAGAACAGCTGACTTTCAAGTTGGATACTGCTGACACTGATGCTATTGTACCTGCATTCTATATCTCTCACAAAGGTAACTTCATGTACAATGCAAAAGACTCTGCCGACTACTATAACAATGGTACTGCAAGCGCTGAAGGCAATAGAAATTACCTGTTGAAAGACGGTGAAAATGAATATGCAAAAGTTATCTTCCGTGCTGCTACGCTGGTTGCTTCCGATACATTGGCTACAACTGTAGAGGGAAAAGATGCTGCTGTAACAGTAAACAAGACGAACGAAACTCTGGGCGGTCTGAACAACTTCAAGTTCAATATCGTACAGCAGACTAAAGAATCTGAAGGCGAATACGTAATCAAGAGCGTAAACGACAGAAAGTATCTGTTCAACCTGAACGGCTTCTTAGGCTTCACAGCCGATGCTGCCAAGGCTTTGGTTGTAAACGTAGAACAGTCTGAAGCTCCTGTTGCAAACGAAGCAGTAACAACTTCTTCTATCAAAGTTATCGCTGGTAACGGTATTGTAACTGTTATTGGTGCACAGGGCAAGAAAGTTTCCGTTAGCAACGTTCTTGGTCAAACGATTGCCAGCACAGTTCTTTCTTCTGACAGCGCTACAATCTCTGCACCTGCCGGTGTTGTAGTAGTAGCCGTAGAAGGTGAAGCAGCTGTTAAAGCAATCGTAAAATAA
- a CDS encoding HigA family addiction module antitoxin, producing MGNLGYSFIPYHPGELLKEELECRKIKQKDFALKIGVSTTLLNDILNAKRPVTAEFALLMEAALGINADLLVKMQARYTMQIARANEKNQTRWQKIREICASLL from the coding sequence ATGGGCAACTTAGGTTATTCTTTTATTCCTTATCATCCGGGGGAACTTTTAAAAGAAGAATTGGAATGCCGAAAGATTAAGCAAAAAGATTTTGCACTCAAAATAGGCGTTTCAACAACTCTATTAAATGATATTTTAAATGCAAAGCGCCCAGTTACTGCTGAATTTGCATTGTTGATGGAAGCTGCACTAGGTATCAATGCCGATTTATTAGTAAAAATGCAAGCCCGCTATACCATGCAGATTGCCAGGGCTAATGAAAAAAATCAAACGCGTTGGCAAAAAATACGTGAAATTTGCGCTTCGCTATTATAG
- a CDS encoding RloB family protein — translation MAKRIDINSFHNRFERDGSRNKRAVGTRNQRVYFLIVCEGQKTEPHYFSSFNNSLPPYTLDIETQGEGCDPLGVVNAAIELKKSSPKPLNSVWAVFDKDDFPASRFHQAIEKAERNGIKCAWSNEAFELWYVLHFLYRNTPMSRTEYQKCIEKEMNQKILEQDGKKGKFIYRKNAKDMHDLLLKYGNEAQAIKWAEKLAGTFDTTEYVKHNPCTMVFRLVDELNNPGKALSK, via the coding sequence ATGGCAAAGAGGATTGACATCAACAGTTTCCACAATCGTTTCGAACGAGACGGCTCACGGAATAAACGGGCAGTCGGCACCCGTAATCAGCGAGTTTACTTCCTCATTGTTTGTGAAGGACAGAAAACGGAACCTCATTATTTTTCTTCGTTCAACAATAGTCTTCCACCCTACACACTGGATATAGAAACACAAGGCGAAGGGTGCGATCCGTTGGGCGTTGTCAATGCAGCTATCGAGCTCAAAAAAAGTAGCCCTAAACCTCTGAACAGTGTATGGGCTGTATTCGACAAAGACGACTTTCCTGCATCCCGGTTTCATCAGGCCATCGAAAAGGCAGAAAGAAACGGAATAAAATGTGCCTGGTCGAACGAAGCGTTTGAACTTTGGTATGTGCTACACTTCCTCTATCGGAATACACCAATGTCTCGCACAGAATACCAGAAGTGCATCGAAAAGGAAATGAACCAGAAAATACTGGAGCAAGACGGTAAAAAAGGGAAATTCATCTATCGCAAAAATGCCAAAGATATGCATGATTTACTACTGAAATACGGCAACGAAGCGCAAGCGATAAAATGGGCGGAGAAACTTGCCGGAACATTCGACACAACAGAATATGTCAAACATAATCCCTGCACAATGGTCTTCCGCCTGGTGGACGAACTTAATAATCCGGGAAAAGCTTTGAGCAAATAA
- a CDS encoding AAA family ATPase encodes MVHLIEFTVGNYLSFKDKKTFSMEASKIRELPNNVFETGSYKLLRSAAIYGANSSGKSNLIKALKFIRDTILHSSKLNSTDKLNVLPFLLSKDTSSPSFFEILISNEAEYYRYGFELDNSKIHTEWLFKAPVNTKKEEVLFLRENGNIGVSDTFAEAKGLEERTRDNGLFVSVCDQFNVKRAKEFIEMIDRICSLSGVNHDLFKDATDIFFKNRPALTKNFFRNLQLGFTDINLATGERAKYDKAKTTHNVYDDSGKIIGQHSFILTENESAGTNKIFDMTGFILYSLQLGIPLIVDELDAKLHPLLTKKIIEMFHSPEINSKGAQLIFATHDTNLLGCDCFRRDQIWFTEKDEKEQTDLYSLVEFRDPDGTKVRNDRNYEKDYIQGRYGAIPFIGDFSNLMKYGKED; translated from the coding sequence ATGGTTCATTTAATCGAGTTCACAGTAGGAAATTATCTATCATTTAAAGATAAGAAAACATTTAGTATGGAAGCCTCTAAAATACGAGAGTTACCAAACAATGTTTTTGAAACCGGCAGCTATAAACTGCTAAGATCCGCAGCCATTTACGGAGCAAACTCCAGTGGCAAAAGTAATCTTATTAAAGCTTTGAAGTTCATAAGAGATACAATCTTGCATTCTTCCAAGCTCAATTCTACTGACAAATTGAATGTCCTTCCATTTCTTTTATCAAAAGATACATCTTCTCCCTCTTTTTTCGAAATACTTATATCTAACGAGGCAGAGTATTACAGATATGGATTTGAGTTAGATAACAGCAAAATCCACACAGAATGGTTATTTAAGGCACCAGTAAACACAAAAAAAGAAGAAGTCCTCTTCCTTCGTGAAAACGGAAACATTGGAGTTTCCGATACTTTTGCAGAAGCCAAGGGATTAGAAGAGCGAACCAGGGATAACGGTCTTTTCGTTTCCGTCTGTGACCAATTCAATGTAAAAAGAGCCAAAGAGTTTATTGAAATGATAGATCGTATATGCAGCCTATCCGGCGTAAATCACGATCTTTTTAAAGACGCAACCGATATATTTTTCAAGAATAGACCTGCACTTACAAAAAACTTTTTTCGGAACCTGCAGTTAGGTTTTACCGACATCAATCTAGCGACAGGAGAGCGGGCTAAATACGACAAAGCCAAAACAACCCATAACGTATATGATGATTCCGGTAAAATAATAGGACAACATTCTTTTATATTAACAGAAAATGAGTCTGCCGGAACCAATAAAATATTCGACATGACAGGATTCATCCTATATTCTCTACAATTAGGTATCCCCCTTATCGTTGATGAATTAGATGCAAAACTTCACCCACTCCTGACAAAGAAAATCATAGAGATGTTCCATTCTCCGGAAATAAACTCCAAAGGAGCCCAACTTATCTTTGCCACCCACGACACCAATCTGTTGGGTTGCGATTGTTTCCGGCGCGATCAGATATGGTTTACCGAGAAAGATGAGAAAGAGCAAACCGACCTATATTCGCTGGTCGAGTTCCGCGATCCGGACGGTACAAAAGTGCGTAATGACCGGAACTACGAGAAAGATTATATACAAGGACGCTATGGCGCCATTCCATTCATTGGTGATTTTTCAAATCTGATGAAATATGGCAAAGAGGATTGA
- a CDS encoding helix-turn-helix domain-containing protein produces MNTKTLDQIKNDYYGTVGTPERDRIERELEVLRIGFKIRSAREKKEMTQTELANRIDKKRSFISKVENDGENITLKTLFDIVERGLGGKLKIEVQL; encoded by the coding sequence ATGAATACAAAAACATTAGACCAAATCAAAAATGATTATTACGGTACAGTCGGAACTCCGGAACGGGATCGTATCGAAAGAGAGCTCGAAGTATTACGCATCGGATTCAAAATACGAAGTGCAAGAGAAAAAAAGGAAATGACCCAAACAGAACTTGCCAACCGTATCGACAAGAAACGCTCTTTTATATCTAAAGTTGAAAATGATGGTGAAAACATTACACTCAAAACTTTATTTGATATCGTAGAGCGCGGACTCGGCGGTAAGCTGAAAATCGAGGTACAATTGTAA
- a CDS encoding type II toxin-antitoxin system RelE/ParE family toxin, whose amino-acid sequence MKVREVIAYKHYFDDFFKAQTPRVRDKIIKVLDLIEQIERIPTTYLKYIEGTNGLFEVRVQLGNNIFRIFCFFDGNKLVVLLTGFQKKTQKTPAKEKERAVKLMNEYYKEKNKEEIR is encoded by the coding sequence ATGAAAGTAAGGGAAGTTATAGCATATAAGCATTACTTTGATGATTTTTTTAAGGCACAAACTCCAAGGGTTCGCGATAAAATCATCAAAGTATTAGACCTTATTGAGCAGATAGAAAGAATTCCCACAACTTATCTGAAATATATAGAGGGTACCAATGGACTTTTCGAAGTCCGTGTACAACTAGGGAATAATATTTTTCGCATATTCTGCTTCTTCGACGGGAATAAACTGGTCGTCTTGTTAACCGGTTTCCAAAAAAAGACGCAAAAGACTCCTGCGAAAGAAAAAGAACGTGCTGTAAAGCTTATGAACGAGTATTACAAAGAAAAGAACAAGGAGGAAATCAGATGA
- a CDS encoding ComF family protein produces the protein MRKTLNNLLDLFFPRLCLLCNDPLMGGEEHFCLKCLCDLPRTGFDYLRENPATHLFTGKVPINHATAFLHYERGGHVQQLIHELKYNDNKEIGFRLGRMAGLDYRQSILSDLPDLILPVPLHSKKKKKRGYNQSEWIARGINSVLKLPVDTSSLCRIRQNETQTKKLVYDRWLNVQEIFTVTDPEALKGKHILLIDDVITTGSTLGACAEALLTVPGVRVSVLAVAIAG, from the coding sequence ATGAGGAAGACTTTGAATAACCTGTTGGATCTGTTCTTTCCCAGGCTTTGCCTGTTATGTAACGACCCGCTTATGGGAGGTGAGGAACATTTCTGCCTCAAATGTCTGTGCGACCTGCCTCGTACCGGTTTCGACTACCTGAGGGAAAATCCGGCGACGCATCTGTTCACCGGCAAAGTACCCATCAACCATGCTACGGCTTTCCTGCATTACGAGCGGGGAGGACATGTGCAACAGCTTATCCACGAACTTAAATATAACGACAATAAGGAGATCGGTTTCCGGCTGGGACGCATGGCGGGACTGGACTATCGCCAATCTATCCTCTCCGACCTTCCCGACCTGATCCTCCCTGTGCCGCTTCATTCCAAAAAGAAAAAGAAACGCGGTTACAACCAGTCGGAATGGATCGCCCGGGGCATAAACAGCGTACTGAAACTCCCGGTCGACACATCCAGCCTATGCCGTATCCGCCAAAACGAAACCCAGACTAAGAAGCTGGTGTACGACCGTTGGCTGAATGTTCAGGAAATCTTCACCGTCACCGACCCCGAAGCCCTGAAAGGCAAACATATCTTACTGATAGACGATGTCATCACAACCGGCTCTACCCTCGGAGCCTGCGCCGAAGCGTTGCTGACCGTACCAGGGGTACGGGTGAGCGTGCTGGCGGTGGCGATAGCGGGGTAA
- a CDS encoding regulatory protein RecX — MEQITEAEMLRRAAAYCSTAERCIQDVQKKIQAAGLTPEEGERIIARLLQEKFIDEARFTGYFVNDKLRFNKWGRIKIAYELHKKNIPASIRSEALERIDEKEYEDILLALLKAKKKSVKGKDERDIYTKLLRFAAGRGFESREAIRCLKQLFKGNDYEEDFE; from the coding sequence ATGGAACAGATAACGGAAGCCGAAATGCTGCGCCGTGCAGCTGCCTACTGCTCTACTGCCGAACGTTGCATACAGGACGTGCAGAAGAAGATACAAGCGGCCGGCCTCACCCCTGAAGAAGGTGAACGGATCATTGCCCGCCTGCTTCAGGAAAAGTTTATCGACGAAGCCCGTTTTACCGGTTACTTCGTAAATGACAAATTGCGTTTCAACAAATGGGGACGCATCAAGATCGCATACGAACTGCATAAGAAAAACATTCCTGCCTCCATCCGTTCGGAGGCGTTGGAAAGAATCGACGAAAAAGAATATGAAGATATCCTCCTTGCTTTATTGAAAGCAAAGAAAAAGTCTGTCAAAGGGAAAGACGAAAGGGATATCTACACCAAGCTCCTTCGCTTTGCCGCCGGCCGTGGTTTCGAAAGCCGTGAAGCAATACGTTGCCTGAAACAATTATTCAAAGGGAACGATTATGAGGAAGACTTTGAATAA
- the prmC gene encoding peptide chain release factor N(5)-glutamine methyltransferase — MTETVAYIQDTLKDYYPLSEIKAFTRLIMERVCDIQPHQFLLCKDKELSEKEKSEIHNIVERLTKYEPIQYIFGKTDFYGFEFEVNPSVLIPRPETEELVELVVRDYPQKKELDILDIGTGSGCIAITLKKLLKKSQVYALDISEEALKTAKRNAVRNRAIVTFFQKDILTPSKTADSIEEEFDIIVSNPPYVMEKEKASMDANVLEYEPSLALFVPDDNPLLYYHRITMFAEQKLKKKGYIYFEINSQLGEQTVNMLRLMEFKNVELIQDLSGKDRFVKAQTWNR, encoded by the coding sequence ATGACTGAGACCGTCGCTTATATACAAGACACGCTGAAAGACTATTATCCACTAAGTGAAATCAAGGCATTCACCCGCCTGATAATGGAACGTGTGTGCGATATTCAGCCACATCAATTCTTACTTTGCAAAGATAAAGAATTATCCGAGAAGGAAAAGTCTGAGATTCATAATATCGTAGAACGGCTCACCAAATACGAACCGATCCAATACATTTTTGGCAAAACAGATTTCTACGGATTCGAATTCGAGGTAAACCCTTCCGTATTGATTCCACGTCCTGAAACCGAGGAGTTGGTCGAACTGGTTGTCCGTGATTATCCTCAAAAGAAAGAACTGGATATACTCGACATAGGAACCGGCAGCGGCTGTATCGCCATTACTTTGAAGAAATTGCTAAAGAAATCGCAGGTATATGCGCTCGACATTTCGGAAGAGGCCCTGAAAACAGCCAAACGAAATGCAGTACGCAACAGGGCCATAGTCACCTTCTTCCAAAAAGACATCCTGACCCCGTCGAAAACGGCAGATTCTATTGAAGAAGAGTTCGACATCATCGTCAGCAACCCTCCTTACGTCATGGAGAAGGAGAAGGCTTCCATGGATGCCAATGTACTCGAGTACGAGCCTTCACTGGCCTTGTTCGTTCCCGACGACAATCCACTATTGTATTACCACCGCATCACGATGTTTGCGGAACAGAAGTTGAAGAAAAAAGGGTACATTTACTTCGAGATCAACTCCCAGCTGGGAGAACAAACAGTCAATATGCTCCGCCTGATGGAATTCAAGAATGTCGAACTTATACAAGATCTGTCCGGAAAAGACCGTTTTGTAAAAGCACAGACATGGAACAGATAA
- the ribD gene encoding bifunctional diaminohydroxyphosphoribosylaminopyrimidine deaminase/5-amino-6-(5-phosphoribosylamino)uracil reductase RibD, producing MVEVENKYMARCISLARGGAGNVAPNPMVGAVVVNQGKIIGEGYHRKCGEAHAEVNAIASVKDESLLKESTIYVSLEPCSHYGKTPPCAELIIKKQIPRVVIGCLDPFPEVSGRGVRMLREAGIEVVTGVMEQEARELNRDFMTFQQLRRPYVYLKWAQSADGFMDRVRTDSSTPAVVLSSAETLRRVHCMRANVAAIMVGTQTALLDNPSLTVRHWAGKSPVRVVLDKTLRIPSGNHLFDGSVRTLVFTAEDTVSRENVEYVKIDFLQPVLPQVLHELYIRKLNSLMVEGGATLLGHFLQENLWDKMFVETAPVFLEAGVKAPDINLAPSLSLTEVIKRQDHVISVFSRKNQ from the coding sequence ATGGTCGAGGTTGAAAATAAATATATGGCCCGTTGTATTTCACTGGCCCGGGGAGGGGCAGGAAATGTGGCGCCTAATCCGATGGTGGGAGCCGTGGTTGTGAACCAAGGTAAAATTATCGGGGAAGGGTATCACAGAAAGTGTGGCGAAGCGCATGCCGAGGTGAACGCGATTGCTTCGGTGAAGGATGAATCTTTGTTGAAAGAGTCTACGATATATGTCAGCCTGGAGCCTTGTTCCCATTACGGGAAGACGCCTCCCTGTGCGGAATTGATCATAAAGAAGCAGATTCCACGTGTTGTGATAGGGTGTCTGGATCCTTTCCCGGAGGTGTCGGGAAGAGGGGTAAGGATGCTACGGGAGGCCGGAATAGAGGTGGTTACCGGGGTGATGGAACAGGAAGCCCGGGAGTTGAACCGAGATTTTATGACTTTCCAGCAGTTGCGACGTCCTTATGTCTATCTGAAATGGGCGCAGAGTGCCGACGGTTTTATGGATCGGGTACGGACGGACAGTTCCACTCCGGCAGTCGTTCTTTCGTCGGCAGAGACACTTCGCAGGGTGCACTGCATGCGTGCCAATGTGGCGGCTATTATGGTGGGTACACAGACGGCCTTGTTGGATAATCCGTCGTTGACGGTACGGCATTGGGCGGGAAAGTCGCCAGTAAGGGTTGTGCTCGACAAGACATTGCGTATCCCTTCCGGTAATCATTTATTCGATGGCTCGGTCAGGACGTTGGTCTTTACGGCTGAAGATACGGTGAGTCGGGAAAATGTAGAGTATGTAAAGATCGATTTTTTGCAACCGGTCCTGCCACAAGTCTTGCATGAATTGTATATCCGCAAACTGAATTCCCTGATGGTCGAGGGGGGTGCCACGCTTCTTGGACATTTTTTGCAGGAAAATCTCTGGGATAAGATGTTTGTCGAAACAGCTCCGGTTTTTCTGGAAGCGGGTGTAAAAGCACCGGATATAAACCTGGCTCCTTCTTTGTCGTTAACGGAGGTGATTAAACGCCAGGATCATGTAATATCTGTTTTTTCACGGAAAAATCAGTGA
- a CDS encoding DUF6242 domain-containing protein, giving the protein MFLLLWLYMQQTYFWMKNRIVLFVAGCIALLLSSCLGSDDNEYELPKDCQITSFKVDHDSILGGQLDTVKFVIDQVNGRIFNPDSLPFGTVIEKVVCTITYASGMASLEVTQDALPDSTYYWNLTDSLDFSKPVKMVTTAYDGVTKKTYIAQVNVHQMVPDSMSWDLYADNVFGFPVKEQKVVTWGSENDEYYYMYMQAADAGKGYSLKSSSVSDGKSWTELSLEGLPAGEVRLSQMTEYEDALYVPTTKGALYQSVDGQKWTLVDQAPSVKTVLGAVKSGGLNQPSALATIVDNNGTLNYAVMDKDQGWTTGDVVPAGFPVSGFGSLSSLNMFRESLTVVAGKDKDGKLLNAAWSTMTGTSWVLLTDIESDYFDKREGVMLSAYDDKFCMVGGIDESNKALKDIYFSIDGGVSWTLSDTLVVMPENYKARGFASVLVDKEKFMLIFGGKENNSANDLDQIWKGRINRLGFKD; this is encoded by the coding sequence ATGTTTCTACTTTTGTGGCTTTATATGCAACAAACTTATTTTTGGATGAAAAATAGAATAGTACTATTTGTAGCGGGATGTATTGCATTGTTATTGTCTTCCTGTTTGGGATCGGATGATAATGAGTATGAGTTACCAAAGGATTGTCAGATTACTTCTTTTAAAGTAGATCATGATTCTATTCTCGGTGGTCAGTTAGATACAGTGAAGTTTGTGATCGACCAGGTGAACGGACGTATTTTTAATCCGGACTCCCTGCCTTTTGGAACTGTAATAGAAAAAGTCGTTTGTACGATAACGTATGCTTCCGGGATGGCTTCTCTTGAAGTAACCCAGGATGCTTTGCCTGATTCTACCTATTACTGGAATTTGACAGACTCTTTAGATTTCTCTAAACCTGTAAAGATGGTGACTACCGCTTATGACGGGGTTACCAAGAAAACGTATATCGCTCAGGTGAATGTGCATCAGATGGTGCCCGACTCTATGTCGTGGGATCTGTATGCAGATAATGTATTCGGTTTCCCCGTAAAGGAACAGAAAGTGGTTACCTGGGGATCGGAAAATGACGAGTACTATTATATGTACATGCAAGCAGCCGATGCTGGTAAAGGTTACTCTTTGAAGAGTTCTTCCGTGTCGGATGGAAAAAGCTGGACGGAACTTTCGTTGGAAGGTTTGCCTGCCGGGGAAGTTCGTTTGTCGCAGATGACCGAATATGAAGATGCTTTGTATGTGCCTACAACGAAAGGTGCACTTTATCAGTCGGTTGACGGACAGAAGTGGACGTTGGTTGATCAGGCTCCGTCAGTTAAAACGGTATTGGGTGCAGTAAAAAGCGGTGGTTTGAATCAACCGTCGGCTTTGGCTACTATTGTCGATAATAACGGTACGTTGAACTATGCCGTAATGGATAAGGATCAGGGATGGACGACAGGTGATGTTGTTCCGGCTGGTTTCCCGGTGAGCGGTTTCGGTTCTTTGTCAAGCTTGAATATGTTCCGCGAAAGCCTTACGGTTGTTGCCGGAAAGGATAAAGACGGTAAGCTGCTGAACGCAGCCTGGAGTACTATGACCGGTACCTCCTGGGTGTTGTTAACCGATATAGAGTCGGATTATTTCGATAAGAGAGAAGGTGTTATGCTTTCTGCTTACGATGATAAGTTCTGTATGGTCGGCGGTATCGACGAATCGAATAAGGCTCTGAAAGATATTTATTTCTCCATAGATGGTGGTGTGTCGTGGACATTGTCGGATACATTGGTTGTTATGCCGGAAAATTATAAGGCCAGAGGTTTTGCTTCTGTGTTGGTGGATAAAGAGAAATTTATGCTGATTTTCGGCGGTAAGGAGAACAATAGTGCAAATGATCTGGATCAGATCTGGAAGGGCCGTATAAACCGTTTAGGTTTTAAGGATTGA